Proteins encoded together in one Jaculus jaculus isolate mJacJac1 chromosome 7, mJacJac1.mat.Y.cur, whole genome shotgun sequence window:
- the Tmem229b gene encoding transmembrane protein 229B produces the protein MASAEPLTALSRWYLYAIHGYFCEVMFTAAWEFVVNFNWKFPGVTSVWALFIYGTSILIVERMYLRLRRRCPLLVRCLIYTLWTYAWEFTTGFILRQFNACPWDYSQFDFDFMGLITLEYAVPWFCGALIMEQFIIRNTLRLRFDKDAEPGEPGSPPALANGHVKTD, from the coding sequence ATGGCTTCTGCCGAGCCCCTGACGGCGCTGTCCCGCTGGTACCTGTACGCCATCCACGGCTACTTCTGCGAGGTGATGTTCACGGCCGCCTGGGAGTTCGTGGTGAACTTTAACTGGAAGTTCCCCGGGGTCACGAGCGTGTGGGCCCTCTTCATCTACGGCACCTCCATCCTCATCGTGGAGCGCATGTACCTGCGCTTGCGCCGCCGCTGCCCCCTGCTGGTGCGCTGCCTCATCTACACGCTGTGGACCTACGCGTGGGAGTTCACCACGGGCTTCATCCTGCGCCAGTTCAACGCCTGCCCCTGGGACTACTCGCAGTTCGACTTCGACTTCATGGGCCTCATCACCCTGGAGTATGCGGTGCCCTGGTTCTGCGGGGCCCTCATCATGGAGCAGTTCATCATCCGAAACACTCTGCGCCTGCGCTTTGACAAGGATGCCGAGCCCGGGGAGCCTGGCAGCCCGCCGGCCCTGGCCAATGGTCATGTCAAGACCGACTGA